Proteins from one Impatiens glandulifera chromosome 2, dImpGla2.1, whole genome shotgun sequence genomic window:
- the LOC124925386 gene encoding F-box/LRR-repeat protein 10, translated as MTSSTTTTVAESASLDILPPALLGSIMTKLDVSSICAVASTSKTFRTCAYQILSFLPNFHFIDIAPPIHLLRPLLPSNPYLLSLKIDCSRLDDSAIDYLLRPSLQELFLRNCADFSGNLLSQIGARCKDLRFLYLNSVAEKRGRSIHVSDLEEVLSGCSQLQSLILMFDVSMFLHLNFARAWALASTNLTSLEIGYISSKMVTELLSPSIVPSQSGNQITTPRSLPNIQKLCLSVDCITDTMVSMISRNLTSLTHLDLRDSPIMEPTVTLDLTNLGLQNLNPHGKLKHLSLVRSQEFIASYFKRVNDLGVLLMADRCSSMESICLVGFCRVTDTGFRSILHSCSNLYKFRISRGTKLTDLVFHDITATSLLLTHVSLRWCSLLTNYAVISLASNRDLVVLDLRDCRSLGDEALRAIGSLPRLRTLQLDGTDISDIGLSYLKQVSLHSLISLSVRGCKRLTDKFISLLFDGQVSTPLPLQELDLSNIPSLSDAGILLMVKSRVLISELRMRQCPLIGDMSVMALASMQAGDGQGCGSCLRVLDLYNCGGITQLSFRWLKRPYFPRLRRLGVTGTMNRNMVDALAKNRPYLHVSCRGEELGTDPLNMSDELYMHDYEEVDEFEQWLFDDIDREIDDDIDDDDDIDDGEDMVEDDEDMVEDEDMVED; from the exons atgacaagctccaccaccaccaccgttGCAGAATCGGCGAGCCTGGATATTCTGCCGCCGGCTCTCCTAGGAAGCATCATGACTAAACTCGACGTATCTTCGATTTGCGCAGTCGCGTCCACCAGCAAGACCTTCAGGACCTGCGCTTATCAGATCCTCTCCTTTCTCCCCAATTTCCACTTCATA GACATTGCGCCACCGATACATTTGTTAAGACCTCTTCTACCTTCAAACCCGTATCTTCTCAGCCTCAAGATCGACTGTTCACGGCTTGATGATTCCGCAATCGATTATCTGCTCCGACCTTCTCTTCAAGAGCTTTTTCTCCGTAACTGCGCCGATTTCAGTGGAAACCTTCTTTCTCAAATCGGTGCTCGATGCAAAGACCTAAG GTTTCTATACTTGAATTCGGTGGCAGAAAAAAGAGGAAGATCAATTCATGTATCTGATCTAGAGGAGGTTCTCAGCGGTTGCTCCCAATTACAA AGTCTTATCCTGATGTTTGACGTCTCAATGTTTCTACATCTTAATTTTGCTCGTGCATGGGCATTGGCTTCCACAAACCTCACATCTCTCGAGATTGGGTATATCTCTTCCAAAATGGTAACTGAGTTGCTAAGCCCAAGCATTGTCCCATCACAATCGGGAAATCAAATCACGACTCCTCGTTCTTTGCCAAACATCCAAAAACTGTGCCTTTCGGTTGATTGCATAACAGACACTATGGTTAGTATGATATCTCGAAACCTCACCTCCTTAACCCATTTAGACCTCCGAGATTCACCCATCATGGAACCCACAGTTACATTAGATCTAACCAACTTGGGTCTTCAAAATCTGAACCCACACGGAAAACTGAAACACCTCTCATTAGTTCGAAGTCAGGAATTTATCGCTAGTTATTTCAAACGCGTCAATGACCTCGGAGTACTCCTAATGGCTGACAGATGCTCCAGCATGGAAAGTATATGTCTTGTCGGCTTCTGTCGTGTGACAGACACGGGTTTCAGGTCAATCCTACATTCTTGCtcaaatttgtataaatttagAATCTCTCGCGGGACAAAACTGACGGATTTGGTATTTCATGATATAACCGCCACTTCTCTTTTGCTTACGCATGTTAGCCTTAGATGGTGTAGTTTGTTGACGAATTATGCGGTTATAAGTTTAGCGTCGAACAGAGATCTTGTAGTTCTTGATTTGAGGGATTGTAGAAGCCTCGGGGATGAAGCTCTTAGAGCAATTGGCAGTCTTCCTCGATTGAGAACTCTTCAATTAGATGGAACCGATATTAGTGATATCGGTCTCTCGTACTTAAAACAAGTCTCGCTTCATTCGTTGATTTCGTTATCCGTCAGAGGTTGCAAGAGGCTGACAGACAAATTCATTTCTCTTTTGTTCGACGGACAAGTTTCTACTCCGCTGCCTTTGCAAGAGCTCGACCTCTCAAATATTCCAAGCCTATCTGATGCAGGGATTCTCTTAATGGTGAAGAGTAGGGTTCTGATTAGCGAGTTACGAATGAGGCAGTGTCCCTTAATAGGCGATATGTCGGTTATGGCATTAGCGTCAATGCAAGCAGGAGATGGTCAAGGATGTGGAAGTTGCTTAAGGGTGTTGGATTTGTATAACTGCGGTGGAATTACACAGTTATCGTTTAGGTGGTTGAAGAGACCTTATTTCCCGAGATTGAGAAGGTTGGGGGTAACTGGAACGATGAACAGGAATATGGTAGATGCTCTAGCGAAGAACAGACCTTATCTGCATGTTTCTTGTCGTGGGGAGGAATTGGGGACTGATCCGTTGAACATGTCTGATGAATTGTATATGCATGATTATGAGGAGGTTGATGAGTTTGAGCAGTGGCTTTTTGATGATATTGATAGGGAGATTGATGAtgatattgatgatgatgatgatattgatGATGGTGAGGATATGGTTGAAGATGATGAGGATATGGTTGAAGATGAGGATATGGTTGAAGACTAA
- the LOC124924581 gene encoding proteasome subunit beta type-1-like, protein MASSGFQVDVRALQKVLAARHLTDQYQHNMQMSCPAMAQLLSNTLYYKRFFPYYAFNVLDGLDSEGKGCVFTYDVVGSYERVGYSAQGSGSTLIMPFLNNQLKSPRPLLLPAQDVVTPLSEAEVIDLGKTCFASATERDIIIVVYML, encoded by the exons ATGGCCTCTTCAGGATTTCAAGTTGATGTGAGAGCTTTGCAAAAGGTTTTGGCAGCTAGACACTTG ACTGATCAGTATCAACATAATATGCAGATGAGTTGCCCTGCTATGGCTCAGTTGCTTTCTAACACACTCTACTACAAACGCTTCTTTCCTTATTACGCATTCAATGTGTTGGATGGTCTTGACAGTGAAG GAAAGGGGTGTGTATTCACGTATGATGTCGTTGGATCTTATGAGAGAGTTGGATATAGTGCTCAAGGGTCTGGTTCTACACTCATTATGCCATTCTTGAACAATCAACTAAAGTCGCCACGCCCCCTTTTACTACCTGCTCAG GATGTTGTTACTCCTCTCTCAGAAGCAGAAGTCATTGATTTGGGGAAGACTTGTTTTGCTTCTGCCACAGAAAGGGATATTATTATTGTCGTGTACATGTTATAA
- the LOC124926002 gene encoding 24-methylenesterol C-methyltransferase 2-like, which produces MDSVALFCTASLLAGGLYWFVFVLGSAERKGKNAINLSGGSIAGAKVQDNYKQYWSFFRRPKEIETAEKVPDFVDTFYNLVTDIYEWGWGQSFHFSPAIPGKSDRDATRIHEEMAVDLINVKPGARILDAGCGVGGPMRAIAAHSGANVVGITINEYQVGRARAHNKKVGLDSQCEVVCGNFLQMPFDDNSFDGAYSIEATCHAPKLEEVYGEIYRVMKPGSLYVSYEWVTTELYRAGDSEHEEIIQGIERGDALPGLRRYDEIAEAAKKVGFEVVKEKDLAKPPSKPWWTRLKMGRFAYWRNHVMITVLAFLGIAPKGVVDVHEMLFITADYLVKGGDTGIFSPMHMILLKKPLLAASQNTN; this is translated from the coding sequence atggATTCCGTCGCCCTATTCTGCACGGCCTCCCTTCTTGCTGGCGGCTTATACTGGTTCGTCTTTGTCCTCGGATCCGCCGAACGGAAGGGCAAGAACGCCATAAATCTCTCCGGAGGCTCAATCGCCGGCGCCAAGGTCCAAGACAATTACAAGCAGTACTGGTCCTTCTTCCGCCGCCCAAAGGAGATCGAAACAGCCGAAAAGGTACCTGATTTCGTCGATACTTTCTACAATCTCGTTACAGATATCTACGAATGGGGATGGGGTCAATCTTTCCATTTCTCCCCTGCCATTCCGGGCAAATCTGACCGTGACGCCACTCGCATCCATGAAGAGATGGCTGTAGATCTGATCAATGTCAAACCCGGAGCGCGCATTCTCGACGCCGGATGCGGCGTTGGTGGACCGATGAGGGCGATCGCCGCTCACTCCGGCGCCAATGTTGTCGGAATCACAATCAACGAGTACCAGGTGGGTCGGGCCCGTGCTCACAACAAGAAGGTGGGTCTGGATTCCCAATGCGAGGTTGTATGCGGTAATTTCCTTCAGATGCCGTTCGACGACAACAGCTTCGACGGCGCGTACTCGATTGAGGCGACCTGCCACGCGCCCAAGCTTGAGGAGGTTTACGGCGAGATCTACAGGGTAATGAAGCCAGGATCGTTGTACGTTTCGTACGAATGGGTAACGACGGAGTTGTACCGTGCGGGCGATTCGGAGCATGAGGAGATTATACAGGGGATCGAGAGAGGTGATGCCCTGCCGGGACTGAGGAGGTACGATGAAATAGCGGAGGCGGCGAAGAAGGTGGGGTTTGAGGTGGTGAAGGAGAAGGATTTGGCTAAGCCACCGTCGAAGCCGTGGTGGACGAGGCTGAAGATGGGTCGATTTGCTTACTGGAGGAATCACGTCATGATTACAGTTCTTGCTTTCCTTGGAATTGCACCGAAAGGAGTTGTTGATGTTCATGAGATGCTCTTCATAACCGCGGATTACTTGGTTAAAGGAGGAGATACCGGGATTTTCTCTCCAATGCATATGATTCTCTTGAAGAAGCCTCTGTTGGCGGCATCTCAGAACACAAACTAG